In the bacterium genome, one interval contains:
- the cas5u6u gene encoding type I-U CRISPR-associated protein Cas5/Cas6: protein MPTLLLRFPGGRYHATPWGSHVNEGLIEWPPSPWRVVRALLATGYTKLGWTSDRPPPDAQALMEKLAATLPRYRLPPAVGTHSRHYMPVGTLDKGRERTTLVFDTWAQIASGGIAITWDIALADGERQLLSGLAENLGYLGRSESWVDGTIIDAETALPDGTDARPCDGAIDHRPGWEQVSLLAPMAAPAYSSWRETVVADELRKLGIETGKARRSKEEQRKLEAIRDAYPADLIACLQVETEWLRALGWSQPPGSQRVLYWRRVDVLEAGAPVPRRTRRASEPVESILLSIATASGNSHALPAVTRTLPQAELLHRAVVAHASQSPRHSRVITGRAADGAPLKERHQHAHVLPLDLDLDGHLDHVLIWAPAGLDGDAQDAVRAVRRTFTKGGTGPLRVAMAALGALSNLTSLRHPFGNSMAGLLGGAEGSPVWRSATPFVAPRFLKKRGGNSLPGQIRAELEARGLPPVTHIEVLDQRDPSMARFRHFVRVRRHGPAPCVDQGWALELRFAEPIRGPLVLGYGSHYGLGMFRAG, encoded by the coding sequence GTGCCGACGCTGCTGCTCCGCTTCCCCGGCGGCCGCTATCACGCCACGCCGTGGGGCAGCCATGTGAACGAGGGCTTGATCGAATGGCCCCCATCGCCGTGGCGCGTCGTGCGCGCGCTGCTCGCGACCGGCTATACCAAGCTCGGGTGGACATCCGACCGCCCACCGCCGGACGCGCAGGCATTGATGGAGAAGCTAGCCGCGACCCTTCCGCGTTACCGCCTGCCGCCAGCCGTCGGGACGCACTCCCGTCACTACATGCCAGTGGGGACGCTCGATAAGGGCCGCGAGCGTACCACGTTGGTGTTCGACACGTGGGCGCAGATCGCGTCTGGGGGCATAGCGATCACGTGGGACATCGCGCTTGCCGACGGCGAGAGGCAACTGCTGTCTGGGCTCGCCGAGAACCTCGGTTACCTCGGGCGATCCGAAAGCTGGGTGGATGGGACGATCATCGACGCGGAGACGGCTCTGCCCGACGGGACGGATGCTCGGCCCTGCGACGGCGCCATCGATCATCGGCCCGGCTGGGAACAGGTATCGCTCCTCGCCCCGATGGCTGCACCTGCCTACAGCTCCTGGCGCGAGACGGTCGTTGCCGACGAGCTGCGCAAGCTCGGAATCGAGACCGGGAAGGCCCGACGTTCGAAGGAGGAGCAGCGGAAGCTCGAGGCCATTCGCGACGCGTATCCAGCGGATCTGATCGCCTGCCTCCAGGTCGAGACGGAATGGCTGCGCGCACTGGGGTGGAGCCAGCCGCCGGGAAGCCAACGGGTGCTCTATTGGCGACGCGTCGATGTGCTCGAAGCCGGCGCGCCGGTGCCGCGCCGAACCCGCCGCGCATCGGAGCCGGTCGAGAGCATCCTGCTGTCGATCGCGACCGCCAGTGGGAATTCGCATGCGCTTCCTGCCGTCACCCGTACGCTTCCGCAGGCCGAGCTCTTGCATCGCGCGGTCGTGGCGCACGCGTCGCAATCGCCGCGTCATTCGAGAGTCATCACTGGACGTGCGGCGGACGGAGCACCGCTCAAGGAGCGCCATCAACACGCACACGTGTTGCCGCTCGATCTCGATCTCGATGGCCATCTCGACCACGTGCTCATCTGGGCGCCTGCCGGGTTGGACGGCGACGCGCAGGACGCTGTGCGCGCCGTGCGGCGCACGTTCACCAAGGGGGGGACCGGCCCGCTGCGCGTGGCGATGGCGGCGCTCGGTGCGTTGTCGAATCTCACGAGCCTGAGGCACCCGTTCGGTAACTCGATGGCGGGGCTGCTGGGCGGAGCGGAGGGTTCCCCTGTCTGGCGATCTGCGACACCTTTCGTTGCACCGCGATTCCTCAAGAAGCGCGGCGGCAACTCGCTGCCGGGACAGATCAGGGCCGAGTTGGAAGCCCGCGGATTGCCACCCGTGACCCACATCGAGGTTCTGGATCAACGCGATCCATCCATGGCGCGGTTCCGCCACTTCGTCCGCGTTCGCCGTCACGGTCCGGCACCCTGCGTCGACCAGGGGTGGGCGCTGGAGCTCCGCTTCGCGGAGCCCATTCGCGGGCCACTCGTGCTGGGCTACGGGAGCCATTATGGGCTGGGGATGTTCCGTGCCGGATGA